In Nocardia sp. NBC_00403, one DNA window encodes the following:
- a CDS encoding CoA transferase has product MRLSTGSLPDSVATASEHLRLLGAEPVEGESAALTLTGPDGATAAAEVSWGGAHSQVWDEATAQAAAGLMHVHGRRDGSPRGLAVDYATTATGILAVQGLLAALVGQSRGTAATTVGVAADRTALLTISQYLAAACADDDEATPLAPGGPPFTTADGVYFEVEALDVAVWADFWRAMDAPPDALRKGWRPFQFRYATACAPIPEELHRTTSTRTWAQVRAAADESGADVCRLRTLTERGEEMRADGGNALPWQFALSEPAESRRAVRDSAATVARPLAGLTVLEAGRRVQAPLAAHLLGLLGADVVRIEPPGGDPLRGMPPTCSDVSARWLALNRGKDAVEIDIKSPADRNRLRELATGADVFLHNWAPGKAEQLELGADDLSAANPGLVYAYTSGWAGRLAHAPMGTDFMVQARTGVGAAARPADEPPMPSLMTLLDVLGGMLGTEAILAGLLTRERTGRGVRVESSLLAAADLLTAPAVARAESGLPPRRPAGFRRPLATADGWLAPSDEHAVAAAVHADRLSGLRTGEAVAWLRDNDLHATAVTTDLAALPGDPRFAAALTTDMHGAVAVSSPWSFR; this is encoded by the coding sequence ATGCGATTATCGACCGGGAGTCTGCCCGATTCGGTCGCGACGGCCTCCGAACATCTGCGGTTGCTCGGCGCCGAACCGGTTGAGGGGGAGAGTGCCGCACTGACCCTCACCGGCCCCGACGGTGCCACCGCTGCGGCCGAGGTGAGCTGGGGTGGCGCACACAGTCAGGTGTGGGACGAGGCGACCGCGCAGGCCGCCGCCGGATTGATGCACGTGCACGGCCGCCGGGACGGGTCACCGCGCGGCCTCGCTGTCGACTATGCCACCACCGCCACCGGAATCCTCGCTGTTCAGGGGCTGCTCGCCGCACTGGTCGGCCAGTCCCGCGGCACCGCGGCGACTACGGTGGGCGTCGCCGCCGACCGAACAGCCCTGCTGACCATCTCGCAATACTTGGCGGCCGCGTGCGCCGACGACGACGAGGCAACTCCGCTCGCACCGGGCGGCCCACCGTTCACCACCGCCGACGGCGTGTATTTCGAGGTCGAGGCACTGGATGTCGCAGTGTGGGCCGATTTCTGGCGCGCGATGGACGCGCCGCCGGATGCTTTGCGAAAAGGATGGCGGCCCTTCCAATTTCGCTATGCGACCGCCTGTGCCCCGATTCCCGAGGAACTCCATCGCACTACCTCGACACGGACCTGGGCGCAGGTGCGCGCGGCGGCCGACGAATCGGGCGCCGACGTGTGCCGTCTGCGCACGCTGACCGAGCGCGGCGAAGAGATGCGAGCCGACGGCGGGAATGCTCTTCCGTGGCAGTTCGCGCTGTCGGAGCCTGCTGAAAGTCGCAGGGCGGTGCGCGATTCTGCCGCCACCGTCGCCCGCCCGCTCGCGGGCCTCACCGTGCTCGAAGCGGGGCGGCGCGTGCAGGCGCCGCTGGCAGCGCATCTGCTCGGACTGCTGGGCGCCGACGTGGTGCGGATCGAGCCGCCGGGCGGCGATCCACTGCGTGGGATGCCGCCTACGTGCTCGGATGTCTCGGCCCGGTGGCTGGCGTTGAACCGTGGCAAGGATGCCGTGGAGATCGACATCAAATCGCCGGCCGATCGAAATCGCCTGCGCGAGTTGGCCACCGGGGCCGACGTGTTCCTGCACAACTGGGCGCCGGGCAAGGCCGAACAACTCGAGCTCGGCGCCGACGACTTGTCGGCCGCCAACCCCGGCTTGGTCTACGCCTACACCAGCGGTTGGGCCGGGCGACTGGCGCACGCGCCGATGGGCACCGATTTCATGGTTCAGGCCCGCACTGGAGTCGGTGCAGCGGCACGACCGGCTGATGAGCCGCCGATGCCGTCGCTGATGACGCTGCTGGATGTGCTCGGCGGCATGCTGGGCACCGAAGCGATTCTGGCGGGCCTACTGACCAGGGAACGGACCGGTCGCGGTGTCCGCGTCGAATCGTCGCTGCTGGCCGCCGCCGACTTGCTCACAGCGCCCGCGGTGGCCCGCGCCGAGTCCGGGCTGCCGCCGCGCCGCCCCGCCGGGTTCCGTCGCCCACTGGCGACCGCGGACGGCTGGCTCGCACCGTCCGACGAGCATGCCGTCGCGGCCGCCGTCCACGCCGACCGCCTGTCCGGGCTGCGCACCGGTGAGGCCGTTGCCTGGTTGCGCGACAACGACCTCCACGCCACCGCCGTCACCACCGATCTCGCCGCGCTGCCGGGTGATCCTCGATTCGCTGCCGCTCTCACCACGGACATGCATGGGGCCGTGGCTGTTTCGTCACCCTGGAGTTTCCGATGA
- a CDS encoding class I adenylate-forming enzyme family protein encodes MTVLLHDLVPTRLRRSWAADGACPDLDLYSLFRAHRCLDPHRTALLDAAGKVCYTRLDTLVRRLAAGLAAEGVQPGDVVGVQLPNCREAVIADLALAALGAVALPFPAGRGLREAESLLRRADAVAVIAATEFRDHTHAAELSELLDRLPMLRFVAAVGKTEIPDRCLSFAELMKADGETFVPARPDPDTAARILVSSGSEAEPKMVAYSHNALAGGRGNFMSSLLADGEPPRSLFLVPLATAFGSNGTAVTLARHGGTLILLDHFTPQGALDAITRHHPTHVLGVPTMVRMMLDQGAATADTSSMTALVLGGSQLDRATAEEAKRGFGCSVVNLYGSADGVNCHTDLGETDTATTGPGVLVGRPDPRVAEIRIARVDTGEIAPLGETGEIVARGPMTPLCYVGSPELDARYRTADGWVRTGDLGVLDPEGRLHVVGRLKEVVIRGGANISPAEVEQLLATHPDVRDVVCVGVPHQVLGERLAACVVPRPGCAPDLDALCAHLRAQGMERGKHPEALLLLDTLPLTPAGKPDRTALRSRVAAPMG; translated from the coding sequence ATGACTGTGCTACTACACGATCTGGTCCCGACCCGGTTACGCCGTTCCTGGGCCGCCGACGGCGCGTGCCCTGACCTCGACCTGTACTCACTATTTCGGGCGCACCGCTGCCTGGACCCGCACCGCACCGCGCTCCTCGACGCCGCAGGGAAGGTCTGCTATACCCGGCTCGACACACTGGTCCGACGGCTCGCGGCCGGGCTCGCCGCCGAAGGTGTCCAACCTGGAGACGTTGTCGGAGTTCAACTCCCGAACTGTCGCGAAGCCGTCATCGCCGACCTGGCCCTCGCCGCGCTCGGTGCGGTTGCGCTGCCTTTCCCCGCCGGCCGTGGGCTTCGCGAGGCCGAATCGCTGCTGCGCCGCGCCGACGCCGTCGCGGTCATCGCGGCGACGGAATTCCGCGATCACACCCACGCCGCCGAGCTGTCCGAACTGCTCGATCGGCTGCCCATGCTGCGGTTCGTCGCCGCGGTAGGAAAAACGGAGATCCCGGACCGATGTCTCTCCTTCGCCGAACTGATGAAAGCAGACGGTGAGACGTTCGTCCCTGCGCGCCCGGATCCCGACACCGCCGCGCGCATCCTGGTCTCCTCCGGCTCGGAAGCCGAACCGAAAATGGTTGCCTACTCGCACAACGCGCTAGCCGGCGGGCGCGGGAACTTCATGAGTTCGCTGCTGGCCGACGGCGAGCCGCCCCGCAGCCTGTTTCTTGTCCCGTTGGCAACGGCGTTCGGCAGCAACGGCACCGCGGTTACGCTGGCACGCCACGGCGGCACACTGATTCTGCTGGACCATTTCACGCCGCAAGGTGCACTCGACGCGATCACTCGACACCATCCGACCCATGTCCTGGGTGTCCCGACGATGGTCCGCATGATGCTCGACCAGGGCGCGGCCACGGCGGACACGTCCTCGATGACGGCATTGGTGCTCGGCGGTTCACAGCTGGACAGGGCCACCGCCGAGGAAGCCAAGCGCGGCTTCGGATGCTCGGTGGTCAACCTCTACGGTTCGGCCGACGGCGTGAACTGCCACACCGACCTCGGCGAAACCGACACGGCTACTACGGGTCCCGGGGTTCTGGTCGGTCGGCCCGACCCCCGCGTCGCCGAGATTCGGATCGCGCGCGTCGACACCGGCGAGATCGCTCCACTCGGCGAGACCGGCGAGATCGTGGCCCGCGGCCCGATGACGCCGCTGTGCTACGTCGGCAGCCCCGAACTGGACGCGCGCTACCGCACTGCCGACGGCTGGGTCCGCACCGGCGATCTCGGCGTCCTCGACCCCGAAGGCCGGCTGCATGTTGTCGGCCGACTCAAGGAGGTCGTCATCCGAGGCGGCGCCAACATCAGTCCGGCCGAAGTGGAACAGCTGCTCGCTACCCACCCCGACGTGCGCGACGTGGTGTGTGTCGGTGTGCCGCACCAGGTATTGGGGGAGCGGTTGGCCGCCTGCGTGGTGCCACGGCCGGGGTGCGCGCCCGACCTCGACGCCCTCTGCGCCCACCTGCGTGCGCAGGGTATGGAGCGCGGAAAACATCCGGAAGCGCTGCTGTTGCTCGACACCCTGCCGTTGACTCCGGCGGGAAAGCCGGACCGGACCGCACTGCGTTCACGAGTCGCCGCACCGATGGGCTGA
- a CDS encoding metal ABC transporter solute-binding protein, Zn/Mn family → MARFRALTNGRVSAAALALSVGVLLSGCSGTDDKHDAEHHPTVVATTAWEAGFAKAAGIDDVQVIVPTSVHHAPDYDPKPSDLTAVAEADFVLYAPFEPFAAKIREAAGSRAKLIEVNLDNSADKVTAQVQTLGKEFGTASAAESWTSAFIAEYDRLGKEVRATWPGGKQPTVVAQVFSTWAAQLAGAQVVGTYGPEAVTPGQLAGLAAKKPDFVLDNAHMSSGTALPDSGAKQISIVNFPGQDYDLLGVYRNAEVALKKAMSGS, encoded by the coding sequence ATGGCACGCTTCCGTGCACTGACCAATGGCCGCGTATCGGCCGCCGCCCTCGCGCTCAGCGTAGGTGTGCTGTTGAGCGGCTGTTCCGGTACCGACGACAAACACGACGCCGAACACCATCCGACCGTGGTGGCGACCACCGCGTGGGAGGCCGGATTCGCCAAGGCCGCAGGTATCGACGACGTGCAGGTCATCGTGCCCACCTCCGTACACCACGCACCCGACTACGACCCCAAACCGTCCGACCTGACCGCCGTGGCCGAGGCCGACTTCGTGCTGTACGCGCCGTTCGAGCCGTTCGCGGCGAAGATCAGGGAGGCTGCGGGCTCGCGTGCGAAGCTGATCGAGGTGAATCTCGACAACTCCGCGGACAAGGTAACCGCTCAGGTGCAGACGCTCGGCAAGGAGTTCGGCACCGCATCGGCGGCCGAGTCCTGGACCTCGGCCTTCATCGCCGAATACGACAGGCTCGGCAAGGAGGTTCGGGCGACGTGGCCGGGTGGCAAGCAGCCGACCGTTGTCGCGCAGGTCTTTTCGACCTGGGCGGCTCAGTTGGCCGGGGCACAAGTGGTGGGCACCTACGGGCCGGAGGCAGTGACTCCCGGTCAACTCGCCGGGCTCGCCGCGAAGAAGCCAGACTTCGTGCTCGACAACGCGCACATGTCCAGTGGGACCGCGCTGCCGGATTCCGGAGCAAAGCAGATCTCGATCGTCAACTTCCCCGGCCAGGACTACGACCTGCTGGGCGTGTACCGCAATGCGGAAGTCGCGCTGAAGAAGGCGATGTCCGGCTCCTGA
- a CDS encoding metal ABC transporter permease, which yields MNGPAQLADLLGMASVQRAGVALLVGSVGLPVIGVVIVGLDIIPVRFAMMHVALLGAAIGMLTGLDPALCGLVACAVAGAGISPLARTPESLSGAMGLLMSLAIAAALLVLSIAGVNASAAFSLLWGSILAVRVQDVLVLAALAVVVPALFWWRRRDLALLLHDRELALVSGVPVRRLTLVLLVLVAVAVAGGIRLTGALLVDALTLLPALAARRLGHSLTAIICWAIGIGITVNLIGFLVALALDLPPGPVLVLAAGAAALATHLIPERRNTSWHASVH from the coding sequence GTGAACGGACCCGCTCAGCTGGCCGACCTCCTCGGGATGGCGTCGGTGCAGCGCGCTGGGGTTGCGTTGCTGGTCGGGTCGGTCGGATTACCGGTGATCGGAGTGGTGATCGTCGGGCTCGACATCATTCCGGTGCGGTTCGCGATGATGCATGTCGCGCTGCTCGGCGCCGCGATCGGCATGCTGACCGGCCTGGATCCGGCGCTGTGCGGGCTTGTCGCCTGTGCGGTGGCAGGGGCGGGGATCAGCCCGTTGGCCCGCACGCCGGAAAGCCTGTCCGGGGCAATGGGTTTGCTGATGAGTCTGGCAATCGCGGCGGCGCTGCTGGTGCTCTCCATTGCCGGGGTGAATGCGTCGGCGGCGTTCTCGCTGCTGTGGGGTTCCATTCTCGCAGTGCGGGTGCAGGACGTGCTGGTGCTCGCGGCGCTGGCCGTGGTTGTGCCAGCGCTGTTCTGGTGGCGGCGTCGCGATCTGGCACTGCTGCTGCACGATCGGGAGCTCGCGCTGGTCTCCGGTGTGCCGGTGCGGCGGCTCACCCTCGTGTTACTGGTGCTGGTTGCGGTCGCGGTGGCCGGCGGAATTCGGCTCACCGGAGCGCTGCTGGTCGATGCGCTCACCCTGCTCCCGGCACTGGCCGCGCGCCGCCTGGGGCATTCGCTCACCGCGATCATCTGCTGGGCCATCGGCATCGGCATCACTGTCAACCTGATCGGTTTCCTGGTGGCGCTGGCTCTCGACCTGCCGCCCGGACCGGTTCTGGTCCTCGCCGCGGGGGCAGCCGCTCTTGCGACTCATCTCATTCCCGAACGGAGAAACACCTCATGGCACGCTTCCGTGCACTGA
- a CDS encoding ABC transporter ATP-binding protein — protein MGGLDLRLKGVSCRHGRVEVVSDIDLDVPAGQRVALTGTNGSGKTTLLRAVLGLHAVVRGEVMVGGRGGHSAAEQTWRRRACAWIPQRPATGRFPLLAGELLASSGSRGAAEAMADRLGVGALIDRPLDTLSGGQLQRMHLSRAVGCVATGAGVVLADEPTAALDFAGQEEAADVLAELPVTLVVVTHDRALARRCDRVLEMAAGRLRELS, from the coding sequence ATGGGCGGGTTGGACCTGCGATTGAAGGGTGTGTCCTGCCGCCACGGCCGTGTCGAAGTCGTCAGCGATATCGATCTCGATGTCCCTGCCGGGCAGCGGGTTGCCTTGACGGGCACCAACGGTTCGGGCAAGACGACGTTGTTGCGCGCGGTGCTCGGACTGCACGCGGTGGTTCGGGGCGAGGTCATGGTCGGTGGGCGCGGTGGGCACAGCGCCGCCGAGCAGACGTGGCGGCGGCGGGCCTGCGCGTGGATCCCACAACGGCCTGCCACCGGCCGTTTCCCTTTGCTGGCAGGTGAATTGCTGGCCAGCTCGGGCAGCCGCGGTGCGGCCGAAGCCATGGCGGACCGCCTCGGGGTCGGTGCCCTCATAGACCGTCCCCTCGACACGCTCTCGGGCGGACAATTGCAACGCATGCACCTGTCTCGCGCGGTCGGTTGTGTGGCGACGGGCGCAGGTGTCGTGCTCGCCGACGAACCAACGGCCGCACTGGATTTCGCCGGGCAAGAGGAAGCCGCGGACGTCCTTGCCGAACTTCCGGTGACACTCGTGGTCGTCACCCACGACAGGGCATTGGCGCGGCGGTGCGACCGAGTGCTCGAAATGGCCGCGGGCCGATTGCGGGAGCTGTCGTGA
- a CDS encoding sigma-70 family RNA polymerase sigma factor: MSDEQLTALALAAGNGDRRALEEFIRSTQRDVWRFVAHLTDIQSADDLTQETFLRAIGSLPRFAGRSTARTWLLSIARRVVVDRFRSAAARPKNAQLDDWQLALDQRRDHEIPDFPEEMVIADLLRGLPEQRREAFVLTQVLGLSYAEAAQTVGCPVGTIRSRVARARETLITLWLAVDEPAACPEGDIAEPIGAQVRLLPRAQSRRAPGAEILTEVV; the protein is encoded by the coding sequence ATGTCCGACGAACAACTGACGGCGCTGGCGCTGGCGGCCGGCAACGGTGACCGTCGCGCCTTGGAGGAATTCATCCGCTCGACCCAACGTGACGTGTGGCGATTCGTCGCACACCTCACCGATATCCAGTCCGCAGACGACCTCACTCAGGAAACCTTCCTGCGCGCCATCGGCAGTCTGCCCAGGTTCGCGGGCCGGTCCACCGCGAGAACCTGGCTGTTGTCCATCGCAAGGCGGGTGGTCGTCGACCGATTCCGCAGCGCGGCGGCCCGGCCGAAGAACGCGCAACTCGACGACTGGCAATTGGCCCTCGATCAGCGCCGCGATCACGAAATACCCGATTTTCCGGAGGAAATGGTGATCGCCGATCTGCTGCGCGGCCTGCCCGAGCAGCGGCGCGAGGCTTTCGTCCTCACCCAGGTGCTCGGCCTGTCCTACGCAGAGGCGGCACAGACGGTGGGGTGCCCGGTGGGCACGATCCGCTCCAGAGTCGCGCGGGCTCGAGAAACCCTGATCACCCTGTGGCTGGCGGTGGACGAGCCCGCTGCGTGCCCCGAAGGCGACATCGCGGAACCGATCGGCGCGCAGGTCCGACTACTGCCGCGGGCGCAATCGCGGCGCGCGCCGGGCGCGGAGATACTGACGGAGGTGGTGTGA